The following coding sequences lie in one Haladaptatus sp. DJG-WS-42 genomic window:
- a CDS encoding DHH family phosphoesterase, translating into MVFRLVLGCGSFGHSLVETIRHDPGRLLVLTSEERRVETLRGDSINAQLVDPTNATAIAEAADEVDVIVVASDDPRQNLASAKAARRAFPGAQLTAFTGEEPRPETTDALSTVADTLIDPSVAVTDYIIERVGDKGLRLRRLVRMLRALSGKLAVVTHDNPDPDALASAVALQKIAQAVGCDAEVVYFGNITHQENRAFVNLLDLDLRNLQRGDDLAEFAGFALVDHSRPGVNDQLPADTNVDVVIDHHPPRAPIDARFVDVRSDVGATSTLLTDYLMQLGYKLDTAVATGLLYGIRVDTKDFSRDISPADFEAAEFLVPRADSSLLAQFETPSMSAETLSIIGRAIREREMRGDVLLSGVGPISDRDALAQAADHLLNMEGITTTLVYGFKEGTVYVSARARGTDLDLGETLRDAFGQIGSAGGHADMAGAQISLGLLGDVEEGSADSLRQILTDVITDRFFDTLTSRPGQPVESVYSIPEFGKQFFDGEE; encoded by the coding sequence ATGGTTTTCCGGTTGGTGCTCGGCTGTGGCTCGTTCGGCCATTCGTTAGTCGAGACCATCCGCCACGACCCGGGTCGCCTGCTTGTGCTCACGAGCGAAGAGCGGCGCGTCGAAACGCTCCGTGGCGATTCGATTAACGCACAGTTGGTTGACCCCACGAACGCGACGGCGATAGCCGAAGCTGCAGACGAGGTGGATGTTATCGTGGTTGCGAGCGACGACCCCCGACAGAATCTCGCAAGCGCGAAAGCCGCCCGGCGAGCGTTCCCCGGGGCACAGCTGACCGCATTTACGGGCGAAGAACCACGACCAGAGACAACAGACGCGCTTTCGACGGTCGCAGACACGCTCATCGACCCGAGTGTGGCAGTGACCGACTACATCATCGAGCGCGTCGGCGACAAGGGACTGCGCCTCCGGCGGCTGGTTCGGATGCTTCGGGCGCTCTCTGGCAAACTCGCCGTGGTCACCCACGACAATCCTGACCCGGACGCGCTTGCGAGTGCTGTGGCGCTCCAGAAGATTGCACAGGCCGTTGGCTGTGACGCGGAGGTCGTCTACTTCGGTAATATCACCCATCAAGAGAATCGCGCGTTCGTGAACCTGCTCGACCTCGATTTACGGAATCTACAGCGCGGCGACGACCTCGCTGAGTTTGCGGGGTTCGCGCTCGTCGACCACTCGCGGCCCGGCGTCAACGACCAGTTGCCAGCGGACACGAACGTTGACGTGGTCATCGACCACCACCCACCGCGTGCGCCGATTGACGCTCGCTTTGTGGACGTTCGAAGCGACGTCGGGGCGACAAGTACGCTGCTTACGGACTATCTGATGCAACTCGGCTACAAACTGGACACAGCCGTTGCAACCGGGCTTCTCTACGGGATTCGCGTCGATACGAAGGACTTCTCGCGCGACATTTCCCCCGCAGATTTCGAGGCCGCTGAGTTCCTTGTTCCCCGGGCAGACAGCAGCCTGCTCGCCCAGTTCGAAACGCCGAGCATGAGCGCAGAAACGTTGTCGATTATCGGACGCGCCATCCGTGAACGCGAGATGCGAGGTGACGTGCTGTTGAGCGGCGTTGGACCCATCTCAGACCGTGATGCGCTTGCGCAGGCCGCAGACCATTTACTCAACATGGAGGGCATCACGACGACGCTCGTGTATGGCTTCAAAGAGGGCACCGTCTACGTCTCGGCGCGCGCTCGCGGGACCGACCTCGACCTCGGGGAGACGCTCCGCGATGCGTTCGGACAGATTGGCTCTGCGGGCGGCCACGCAGACATGGCCGGGGCGCAGATTTCACTCGGCTTGCTCGGCGACGTAGAGGAAGGCTCTGCAGACTCGTTGCGCCAGATTCTCACCGACGTCATCACCGACCGCTTTTTCGATACGCTCACCTCGCGACCCGGCCAACCGGTGGAATCAGTGTACTCGATTCCCGAGTTCGGCAAGCAGTTTTTCGATGGCGAGGAGTGA
- a CDS encoding NuoM family protein, translating into MMIELLLGVTLVGALLTFLAPNKVAGKLAFAVSLLPVVGSLWMYLNFDGSGNALLGGTLAYETNAQWVSLGPWDLTWHVGLDGISMPLFVLTTVLTTLAIVSAWTPIDERQSQFYGLMLLMEASLIGVFAALDFFVWFIFWEAVLIPMYFLIGVWGGPRRKYAAIKFFVYTNVASLVMFIGFMALVFGLGDSVTTLGLPEVAQALRAGELGSVGGIQPGTLKALAFFAMFAGFAVKVPVVPVHTWLPDAHVEAPTPVSVMLAGVLLKMGTYALLRFNFTMLADVARGAASIIAVFAVVSVIYGAMLALAQQDLKRIVAYSSVSSMGYVILGLVAYTVYGVGGATFQMIAHGLISGLMFMAVGVIYNTTHTRMVADMSGLADRMPWTVGILVAAAFAYMGLPLMAGFAGELFIFIGAFNAFPGSPLFTSLAMFGIVIVAGYLLFAMQRTLFGQFRLETDYEVTPAPFHDVAPLAVLLILIIALGVAPDIFMQMIQDAIRPILVVGGGA; encoded by the coding sequence AGTCTCTGGATGTACCTGAACTTCGACGGCTCGGGCAACGCACTGCTCGGCGGGACGCTCGCCTACGAGACGAACGCCCAGTGGGTATCGCTCGGTCCGTGGGACCTGACATGGCACGTCGGCTTAGACGGCATCAGCATGCCGCTGTTCGTGCTCACGACGGTGCTCACGACGCTCGCAATCGTGAGCGCGTGGACGCCAATCGACGAGCGCCAGTCGCAGTTCTACGGCCTGATGTTGCTCATGGAAGCGAGCCTCATCGGCGTATTCGCGGCACTGGACTTCTTCGTCTGGTTCATCTTCTGGGAGGCCGTTCTCATCCCGATGTACTTCCTCATCGGCGTCTGGGGCGGCCCACGCCGGAAGTACGCCGCAATCAAGTTCTTCGTCTACACCAACGTCGCCTCGCTGGTGATGTTCATCGGCTTCATGGCGCTGGTGTTCGGTCTCGGTGATTCCGTCACCACCCTCGGCCTGCCGGAAGTCGCCCAAGCGCTTCGCGCCGGTGAACTCGGCTCGGTTGGAGGCATCCAACCGGGCACGCTGAAGGCGCTCGCCTTCTTCGCCATGTTCGCTGGCTTCGCGGTGAAGGTTCCGGTCGTTCCGGTCCACACGTGGCTGCCCGACGCTCACGTCGAGGCCCCCACCCCTGTATCGGTCATGCTGGCTGGCGTCCTCCTGAAGATGGGGACGTACGCCCTGCTCCGATTCAACTTCACCATGCTCGCTGACGTGGCTCGCGGCGCGGCGTCGATTATCGCCGTGTTCGCGGTCGTCAGCGTCATCTACGGCGCGATGCTCGCGCTTGCCCAACAAGACCTGAAACGCATCGTCGCGTACTCCTCTGTGTCTTCGATGGGCTACGTCATCCTCGGACTCGTTGCCTACACCGTCTACGGTGTCGGTGGCGCGACGTTCCAGATGATTGCACACGGCCTCATCTCGGGGCTGATGTTCATGGCGGTCGGTGTCATCTACAACACCACGCACACCCGGATGGTCGCAGACATGTCCGGGCTCGCAGACCGGATGCCGTGGACGGTTGGCATCCTCGTCGCCGCCGCGTTCGCCTACATGGGCCTGCCGCTGATGGCTGGCTTCGCGGGCGAACTGTTCATCTTCATCGGCGCGTTCAACGCGTTCCCGGGGTCGCCACTCTTCACGTCGCTTGCGATGTTCGGTATCGTCATCGTCGCAGGCTACCTGCTGTTCGCGATGCAACGTACCCTGTTCGGCCAGTTCCGGCTCGAAACAGACTATGAGGTCACGCCAGCGCCGTTCCACGACGTTGCGCCGCTCGCCGTGCTCCTCATCCTCATCATCGCACTCGGAGTCGCACCAGACATCTTCATGCAGATGATTCAAGACGCAATTCGTCCGATTCTCGTCGTCGGAGGGGGTGCCTAA
- a CDS encoding methylmalonyl-CoA mutase family protein, producing the protein MYDDADLEKIRESRDRWEDDTLEPVLSAYGERKDRFATVSNLEVDNLYTPDDVADIDFADDLGMPGEAPFTRGVYPTMYRGRTWTMRQFAGFGTAEETNERFHYLIKEGQTGLSTAFDMPSLMGLDSDHPMSDGEVGKEGVAVDTLRDMEILFDGIRVDEVSTSFTINPSAAVIYAMYIALADKQGVPRDQVRGTLQNDMLKEFIAQKEWVIPPAPSLDVVTDTIEFAAEETPKWKPVSISGYHIREAGSTAVQELAFTLADGFAYVEDAMDRGLDVDDFAPQLSFFFNSHNSFFEEIAKYRAARRIYAHVMSEWYGAELDASKQLKFHTQTAGQSLTAQQPLNNIIRTTIQALAGVLGGTQSLHTNSYDEALALPSEEAVRVALRTQQIIADESGAADIIDPLGGSFAVESLTDEMEAKTMEYITHIKEMGDGSVRDGVLEGIDQGYFQREIQESSYEYQKRVDKGEEIVVGVNKYKLDEEVEPELLHVSDEVQEKQLARLAAVKDERDDEEVEATLSALDEAIENGENVMPAIIDAVKAYVTMGEIMDVFKQHYGAYSEKIGLA; encoded by the coding sequence ATGTACGACGATGCCGACCTCGAAAAAATTCGTGAGTCGCGCGACCGCTGGGAGGACGACACCTTAGAACCCGTCCTCTCCGCCTACGGCGAGCGCAAAGACCGGTTTGCGACGGTCTCGAACCTCGAGGTGGACAACCTCTACACGCCCGACGACGTTGCAGACATCGACTTCGCAGACGACCTCGGCATGCCGGGCGAAGCACCGTTTACCCGTGGCGTCTACCCGACGATGTACCGCGGCCGGACGTGGACGATGCGCCAGTTCGCCGGGTTCGGCACTGCAGAAGAGACGAACGAACGCTTCCACTACCTCATCAAAGAGGGGCAAACTGGGCTCTCGACGGCGTTTGACATGCCGTCGCTCATGGGGCTCGACTCAGACCACCCGATGAGTGACGGCGAGGTTGGCAAAGAGGGCGTGGCCGTGGACACACTTCGGGATATGGAGATTCTATTCGACGGTATTCGCGTCGATGAGGTGTCTACGAGTTTCACCATCAACCCAAGCGCCGCCGTCATCTACGCGATGTACATTGCGCTTGCAGACAAACAGGGCGTCCCACGCGACCAGGTTCGGGGCACCTTGCAAAACGACATGCTCAAAGAGTTCATCGCGCAAAAAGAGTGGGTCATCCCACCCGCGCCGTCGCTTGATGTCGTGACCGACACCATCGAGTTCGCGGCAGAAGAGACGCCAAAGTGGAAGCCTGTCTCCATCTCGGGCTACCACATCCGTGAGGCCGGTTCGACCGCCGTCCAAGAACTCGCCTTCACGCTCGCAGACGGCTTCGCCTACGTCGAAGACGCGATGGACCGCGGTCTCGACGTGGACGACTTCGCGCCACAACTCTCCTTTTTCTTCAACTCGCACAACTCGTTTTTCGAGGAGATTGCGAAGTATCGCGCCGCCCGCCGCATCTACGCCCACGTCATGAGTGAGTGGTACGGCGCAGAACTCGACGCGAGCAAGCAACTCAAGTTCCACACCCAGACCGCAGGCCAGAGCCTCACGGCCCAACAGCCACTCAACAACATCATCCGGACGACGATTCAGGCGCTCGCTGGCGTGCTCGGTGGCACCCAGAGCCTGCATACCAACAGCTACGACGAGGCGCTTGCGCTGCCCTCTGAAGAAGCCGTCCGCGTCGCACTTCGTACCCAGCAAATCATCGCAGATGAGTCGGGTGCAGCAGACATTATCGACCCGCTCGGTGGCAGTTTTGCGGTCGAATCGCTCACCGACGAGATGGAAGCAAAGACGATGGAGTACATTACGCACATCAAAGAGATGGGCGATGGCTCGGTGCGCGACGGCGTCCTCGAAGGCATCGACCAAGGCTACTTCCAGCGCGAGATTCAAGAATCGTCCTACGAGTACCAAAAGCGCGTGGACAAGGGCGAGGAAATCGTCGTCGGCGTGAACAAGTACAAACTCGACGAGGAAGTCGAACCGGAACTGCTCCACGTCTCCGACGAGGTCCAAGAAAAACAGCTTGCCCGACTTGCAGCGGTCAAAGACGAACGCGACGACGAAGAAGTCGAAGCCACGCTCTCCGCGCTCGACGAGGCGATCGAAAACGGCGAGAACGTGATGCCAGCCATCATCGACGCGGTGAAAGCCTACGTCACAATGGGCGAGATTATGGACGTGTTCAAACAGCACTACGGCGCATACTCGGAGAAAATCGGTCTCGCATAA
- a CDS encoding CBS domain-containing protein, translated as MEDPESAGTKPRVKDYMTRDVATVSPDDTVEAVAVRIAESDEHSGFPVCSGRRVEGFVSARDLLLADDGELIFKVMSQDLIVAHPEMDLTDAARVILRSGIQKLPVVDDAGNLVGIISNADVIRSQIERATPEKVGKLMRTLENIHGVTVSEERRKVKLAELRPTQGRVYADELEGRSYELERGLAEPLVVIDNDGGLLLADGHHRSKAADRLGIPEMDAYVIVLDTPVDLGMAKTAEKEGLNTIDDIDVVDYARHPLIESTKRFQ; from the coding sequence ATGGAAGACCCTGAATCGGCTGGAACGAAACCCCGCGTCAAAGACTACATGACTCGTGACGTGGCTACCGTTTCGCCCGATGATACGGTCGAAGCGGTCGCAGTGCGAATTGCAGAGAGCGACGAGCACAGCGGCTTTCCGGTGTGTAGCGGCCGTCGCGTCGAAGGGTTCGTGAGCGCACGCGACCTGTTGCTCGCAGACGATGGCGAACTCATCTTCAAGGTGATGAGCCAAGATCTCATCGTCGCTCATCCGGAGATGGACCTCACCGACGCCGCGCGCGTCATCCTCCGGTCGGGGATTCAAAAGCTCCCTGTCGTAGACGACGCCGGGAACCTCGTGGGCATCATCTCGAACGCGGACGTGATCCGCAGTCAAATCGAACGCGCCACCCCAGAGAAGGTGGGGAAACTGATGCGCACCCTCGAAAACATCCACGGCGTCACGGTGAGCGAGGAACGCCGGAAGGTGAAACTCGCAGAACTCCGGCCAACCCAAGGGCGCGTGTATGCGGACGAACTCGAGGGCCGGAGCTACGAACTCGAACGCGGGCTTGCAGAACCGCTGGTCGTCATCGACAACGACGGTGGTTTACTGCTCGCAGACGGCCACCACCGCTCGAAAGCCGCAGACCGTCTTGGCATCCCGGAAATGGACGCGTATGTCATCGTCCTCGACACGCCGGTTGACCTTGGGATGGCGAAAACCGCAGAGAAAGAGGGACTCAACACCATCGACGACATCGACGTGGTCGATTACGCTCGCCATCCGCTCATCGAATCGACCAAACGATTCCAATAG
- a CDS encoding NADH-quinone oxidoreductase subunit N, whose translation MAVSTALALSPVLILGVAATLLFLFDSLTPDKADDGRLAGIATAGALLSLAGTGYLFTATDIVTQPLSLYGDQLVIDGMSLFFGFIFTSVAAMVSLASYDYLRGHRNQAEYYILVLLAAMGMSLMASANSLATAFVALELASLPSYALVSFLKKNRGSVEAGLKYFLIGALSSAVFAYGISLVYAATGALQFGAIAEAAANTEFVGILGLGVLMVLGGFAFKTASVPFHFWAPEAYEGAPAPISGFLSSASKAAGFVVAFRVFVEAFPVETVPVDWVLAFQILAIVTMTLGNFAAAVQENVKRMLAYSSIGHAGYVLIGLAALTSGGQNDLVLGASMMHLLVYGFMNTGAFLFIAMTEHWGIGRKFEDFNGLGKQAPLACAAMTVFLFSLAGLPIGAGFLSKYVLFAAAVGAGFWWLAAFGAVNSALSLYYYSRVVKAMWIEESTEERELSGYPTGLYAAIVGAAIITIVLLPAFNPVASTAVDAASVLFG comes from the coding sequence ATGGCGGTCTCTACCGCACTGGCACTCTCGCCAGTCCTCATCCTCGGCGTCGCCGCGACGCTGTTGTTCCTGTTCGACAGCCTGACGCCGGATAAGGCCGACGACGGTCGCCTCGCAGGCATTGCGACGGCCGGTGCGTTGCTGTCGCTCGCCGGAACGGGCTACCTGTTCACGGCGACTGACATCGTAACCCAGCCGCTGTCGCTCTACGGCGACCAGCTCGTTATCGACGGCATGAGCCTGTTCTTCGGGTTCATCTTCACGAGCGTCGCCGCGATGGTCTCGCTCGCAAGCTACGACTACCTCCGTGGCCACCGCAACCAGGCCGAGTACTACATCCTCGTCCTGCTGGCCGCGATGGGCATGTCGCTCATGGCGTCTGCGAACAGCCTTGCGACGGCGTTCGTCGCACTTGAACTCGCCAGCCTGCCGTCCTACGCGCTCGTCTCGTTCTTGAAAAAGAACCGTGGCAGCGTCGAAGCAGGCCTCAAGTACTTCCTCATCGGCGCGCTGTCGTCTGCGGTGTTCGCCTACGGTATCAGCCTCGTCTACGCTGCGACCGGCGCACTGCAGTTCGGCGCAATCGCTGAGGCCGCCGCGAACACGGAGTTCGTTGGCATCCTCGGCCTCGGCGTGCTGATGGTGCTCGGCGGCTTTGCGTTCAAGACCGCGAGCGTTCCGTTCCACTTCTGGGCACCGGAGGCCTACGAGGGCGCACCTGCGCCTATCTCGGGCTTCCTCTCGTCGGCCTCAAAGGCGGCCGGGTTCGTGGTCGCCTTCCGCGTGTTCGTCGAAGCCTTCCCGGTGGAAACGGTGCCCGTCGATTGGGTGCTCGCGTTCCAGATTCTCGCCATCGTCACGATGACGCTCGGGAACTTCGCCGCCGCGGTCCAAGAGAACGTAAAGCGCATGCTCGCGTACTCTTCGATTGGCCACGCTGGCTACGTGCTCATCGGCCTCGCCGCGCTTACGAGCGGCGGGCAAAACGACCTCGTCCTCGGGGCGTCGATGATGCACCTGCTCGTCTACGGCTTCATGAACACGGGTGCGTTCCTGTTCATCGCCATGACCGAGCACTGGGGCATTGGTCGCAAATTCGAGGACTTCAACGGCCTCGGCAAGCAGGCACCGCTTGCCTGCGCCGCGATGACCGTGTTCCTGTTCAGCCTCGCGGGACTCCCAATCGGCGCGGGCTTCCTGTCTAAATACGTGCTGTTCGCCGCCGCCGTCGGCGCGGGCTTCTGGTGGCTCGCCGCGTTCGGTGCGGTCAACAGCGCGCTGTCGCTCTACTACTATTCGCGCGTCGTCAAGGCGATGTGGATAGAAGAATCGACAGAAGAGCGTGAACTGAGCGGCTACCCGACCGGCCTCTACGCCGCCATCGTCGGTGCCGCAATCATCACCATCGTCTTGCTCCCGGCGTTCAACCCGGTCGCAAGCACGGCCGTGGACGCCGCGAGCGTCCTCTTTGGCTGA